The following DNA comes from Marispirochaeta aestuarii.
CATTCTGGGGATTACCTTCGCCCTGAAACTGATGGAACGGGGAGAAGAGGAGGCCCAGGAGATCTACGACGCCATGAGCCGCCAGGTTCCCGAGGCAAAGCAGATCATTGAAGATGAAGACGCCCACGAGGAGAAACTCCTGCAGATGCTCAAGGAGGAGCGTCTCGAATATGTGGGCTCCATCGTGCTGGGACTCAACGATGCCCTGGTCGAGTTGACCGGAGCCCTGGCGGGACTCTCCTTTGCTCTGCAGAATACCCGGCTCATCGCCGTGGCCGGACTTATTACCGGAATCGCCGCCTCTTTTTCCATGGCAGCTTCGGAATACCTTTCCAACCGCACCGAAGGAAACAGCGAGGGAGCAGTAAAATCCGCTGTCTATACGGGAATTGCCTACATTCTGACGGTGGGGCTCCTGATTCTCCCCTATCTGCTCTTCAGCCACTACATGGTCTGCCTTGCCGCAACCCTGGGTATCGCGATTTTTATTATCTTCTTTTTCAACTACTATGTCGCCGTTGCAAAGGACCTGAAATTCTGGCCCCGTTTTACCGAGATGGCCCTCCTGAGTCTCGGAGTCGCGGCGATCTCCTTCGGAATCGGCGTTCTTGTGCGAAGTACCATCGGAATCGATATTTAAACGGAAGGCTGTGAAGATATATGGGACACCTTGAAGCTGTACTCTTTGATATGGACGGCGTACTGACCGACTCGGAGGAGCTGATCGCCGAGGCCGGGGTGCGTATGTTCGCGCAAAAAGGTTACGCAGTCACCCATGACGACTTTTACCCCTTCCGGGGTTACGGTGAAAACCGCTTCCTCGGCGGGGTGGCACAGAAGTAC
Coding sequences within:
- a CDS encoding VIT1/CCC1 transporter family protein, with product MDREIQSRILAMQKNEITEYHIYTRLAKMLEKTENGPILRTIGEEEKKHHDFLSKFTGKSARPKGFKVVFFVLIARILGITFALKLMERGEEEAQEIYDAMSRQVPEAKQIIEDEDAHEEKLLQMLKEERLEYVGSIVLGLNDALVELTGALAGLSFALQNTRLIAVAGLITGIAASFSMAASEYLSNRTEGNSEGAVKSAVYTGIAYILTVGLLILPYLLFSHYMVCLAATLGIAIFIIFFFNYYVAVAKDLKFWPRFTEMALLSLGVAAISFGIGVLVRSTIGIDI